One window from the genome of Candidatus Zixiibacteriota bacterium encodes:
- the hemC gene encoding hydroxymethylbilane synthase encodes MYKIATRGSQLALAQSGMIKDMLRQRSGFEAELQIVKTEGDRIKDIPLSQVSGAGFFTKEIEQSLIDLQTDIAVHSLKDLPLEQPHGLRIAAIPERENFQEALLTKREKIDRDKPLFLKQGLTIGTSAIRRQAQIRSLRPDLEVRELRGNITTRLDKLRRGEYDAIMIANAGLLRLGVDIDDLEKIVLDIDMIIPSPAQGALAVETRSADLEVYEAVVRLNHIETQMAVWAERNLLQLCGGGCHLPLGAIVTQPGDEWELTAYWSFQLPDKSAESVRAEGSSSNLHDLIRDGFAQIKSREMKARLKFHGHDNDSKRKLLITRSPQKSQPLISKLALRDVETVPFPVNKLVPLENPPGWDGIKSRLDDYDMLIFTSANSINYFFELMHKEGVDPKFARDKLVAVVGEKTAMEAVRFESKKVIVSPVATGAGLASHLKSAFAGKPLKALLPVSRKAPTKIQETLEISGWQIERLEIYDSMPEEKENLPEVDPSEIDYACFTSPLTVEYLRAYIDIPDEWIVISIGPSTSAKLEECGLRVDWELPNSNLEWLWQVL; translated from the coding sequence CCGCTCTCGCAGGTTTCGGGAGCAGGTTTTTTCACCAAGGAGATCGAGCAGTCGCTGATCGACCTGCAAACGGATATCGCGGTCCACTCGCTCAAGGATCTGCCTCTTGAACAACCTCACGGGCTCCGAATCGCGGCGATTCCAGAGAGAGAAAACTTTCAGGAAGCATTGCTAACCAAGCGCGAGAAAATCGATCGCGATAAACCTCTGTTTTTAAAGCAGGGTCTCACGATCGGCACCAGCGCAATTCGCCGCCAGGCACAGATTCGCTCGCTCAGGCCGGACCTCGAGGTGCGCGAACTGCGCGGCAATATCACCACCCGGCTGGACAAGCTTCGCCGGGGCGAATACGATGCGATCATGATTGCCAATGCCGGTCTGCTTCGACTGGGAGTAGATATCGATGATCTCGAAAAGATCGTTCTGGATATTGATATGATCATTCCTTCACCAGCCCAGGGTGCGCTGGCGGTGGAAACCCGTTCGGCTGATCTGGAAGTCTATGAAGCTGTCGTGCGTCTTAATCATATCGAGACGCAGATGGCTGTCTGGGCTGAGCGCAATCTGCTCCAGCTCTGCGGAGGCGGATGTCATCTGCCATTGGGCGCGATCGTCACACAGCCGGGTGACGAGTGGGAATTGACAGCCTACTGGTCGTTTCAACTGCCTGACAAATCAGCGGAATCTGTGAGGGCAGAGGGGAGTTCTTCTAATCTGCACGACCTGATCCGGGACGGGTTCGCGCAAATCAAATCACGCGAGATGAAAGCGCGGTTGAAATTTCATGGTCATGACAACGATTCCAAAAGAAAGCTTTTGATAACCCGTTCTCCGCAGAAGTCTCAACCGTTGATATCAAAACTCGCACTCAGGGATGTGGAGACCGTTCCCTTTCCTGTCAACAAGCTCGTTCCTCTTGAAAATCCTCCCGGCTGGGATGGTATCAAAAGCAGGCTCGATGATTATGATATGCTGATTTTTACCAGCGCCAATTCGATCAATTATTTCTTCGAACTAATGCACAAAGAGGGTGTCGATCCTAAATTCGCCCGAGACAAGCTGGTCGCAGTAGTGGGCGAAAAGACCGCCATGGAGGCGGTCCGGTTTGAATCTAAAAAGGTCATTGTTTCGCCGGTCGCCACTGGTGCCGGTCTGGCCAGTCATTTGAAATCCGCATTTGCCGGGAAACCTCTTAAAGCTCTTCTCCCGGTCAGCCGGAAAGCGCCGACTAAAATCCAGGAGACCCTGGAAATCTCCGGCTGGCAGATCGAGCGACTCGAGATCTATGATTCCATGCCGGAGGAGAAAGAAAATCTCCCGGAAGTTGATCCATCGGAAATCGATTATGCTTGTTTCACCTCGCCCTTGACAGTCGAGTACCTCCGTGCTTATATAGATATTCCCGATGAGTGGATAGTGATTTCCATCGGCCCCAGCACAAGTGCGAAACTTGAGGAATGCGGTCTGCGGGTCGACTGGGAACTGCCCAATTCAAATTTGGAGTGGTTATGGCAGGTGCTTTGA